The sequence aataaatataaaataaaaaataggtaggtactttgtgtgaggatgcaaagtttcaggctttttgtggtctgcgtgtaaaaactatgactacgaatcacgtatttcaacaatatatgacgtaaacgtaactatttgatgaaatgtaatgaattttgaaggttctagccgtaaaaaagggggaaaaaatacagtttatatggggtatataatatatgtaccgccgatctctatgattttttcagacaacaatatatgctatatacgtaagcatttggtgaaattttgaagcttctagctgttaaaacggggcagaaattgcgcaaagtttcttatctgaacaatcggttgtatgagaattatactatatataccaccgatctcaatgattttttcagacaacaatatataatatacacgtaagcatttggtgaaatttgaagcttctagctgttaaaatggggaagaaattgcgcaaagtttcttatctgaacaatcggttctatgagattatatataccaccggtctctatgattttttcagacaacaatatatgctatacacgaaacatttttgaaatttgaacatatataaacgatttttaagataaatataaaataaaaaataggtaggtactttgtgtgaggattcaaagcttcacgttttttgtggtctgcatgtaaaaactatgactacgaatcacgtatttcaaaaatatatgaagtaagcgtaactatttgatgaaatttgatgaattttgaagcttctatccgtaaaaaaggggcaaaaatcacagtttatatgaagtatataatatatataccaccgatctgaatgattttttcagacatcaatatatgctatactcgtaagcatttggtgaaatttgaagcttctagctgttaaaatggggctaaaattgcgaaaatatatatgtatactatatatatatactatatataccaccatatatatactatatataccaccgatatgtatgattttttcagcaacaatatatgctatatacgtaagcattcgttgaaatttgaagcctctagctcttaaaatagggcagtaattacgaaaagtttcttatctgaacaatcggttgtgggggatatatactatatatacgaccgatctcatcaattttttcaggcaacaatatgtgcaatatacgaaacatttggtgaaatttgaacatatctaaacgatttttaagataaatataaaataaaaaataggtaggtactttgtgtgaggatgcaaagtttcaggttttttgtggtctgcgtgtaaaaactatgactacgaatcacgtatttcaacaatatatgacgtaaacgtaactatttgatgaaatgttatgaattttgaagcttctatccgtaaaaaaggggcaaaaatgacagtttatatgaagtatataatatatataccaccgatctctatgattttttcagacaacaatatatgctatatacgtaagcatttggtgaaatttgaagcttctagctgttaaaacgggttagaaattgcgcaaagtttcttatctgaacaatcggttgtatgaaatatatactatgtataccaccgatctcaatgattttttcagacatcaatatatactatacacgtaagcatttggtgaaatttgaagtttctagctgttaaaactgggccgaaatcgcaaaaaaaatatatatatactatatatatatactatatataccatcatatatatattatatatatcaccgatctctatgattttttgacacaacaatatattctatacacgtaagcaagcagtgaaatttgaagcttatagctgttaaaatacggtagaaattgctaaaagtttcttatctgaacaatcggttgtatgagatatatactatatatacaaaccaatctctatgattttttcagacaacaatatatgccatatacgtaagcgtttggtgaaatttgaagcttctagctgttaaaatgggcctaaaattgcgaaaatatatatatatactatatataccctgCAGGAGAAGTATCTAACGTAAAAGTAACTTTAAGTTGCTTACCAATCAACTAGAGCTGTATATTTACTGTAAATTTTCATATACGCGGACTAACTATTTTTGTTCGACGATGGCCGGAATCCGGACAGTTATGGTTACCTCTGCATGAGATGCCAACCACCTACTAACTAACTACTTTTCAACCAAAAAATAGCCAATGGCTACTTTTTGACTACATTTAAACCAGCTGGTAGTTagtttgtttgaaaatatatataagcTTATCAGAAAGATGGTAGCTTCTTAGTATCTACTAAACATCAGATTTAAACCCACACCTTTAAACCAGCTAGTACCTAGTGTGTTAGATACTACATATAAGCTATTTAGAAATATGGTAGTTTATTAATAGGTGCTAAAAACCAGATGTAAACCCGTtattaaaaaagtaatttttttataaaaatttacattttatttattaaattcattttcattgatatttataaaaactaaatatgtatatgtattaacgtaaaaataaaaattcaatatatttacttacaaaaataaataaatacatttttttaatgtattaagGTTTTGTTTAACCgtaataataattgaaaatagatatatatatatttttgtaacgtaaaaataaaaagccaaTCTATTTACTTACTaacattaaataataaatttgttgtgtatttattttttgacaaacagtagtaataattgaaaatggatagggctcattccatttcaagacacccggtccgcgcaggacatgatttttgatttcgatgaaattttaatatgctgttctttggtcaaaataatgaaacacgggCTTTTTTTGATtgccttaaaaaaatttcttttcgtaTTTGTcagcaattgaattccataaaatgtaATGGGTATATTATTCATCCATTTTtccaactgtcaataactttgtcaaaaattaaccgattctcatgattttttctttcaaatgttcgttattacttttaattttgtataaatttatagCAATTGTATAtagttaaaaatattatttttttagtatttagtaaaaatttatgacttttttttcaaaaattaatatttcaaaaaaactgttttttgtttaagctttttctatatcgagtgagcagtttatattttAACTTGGCTAAATATCCTTTAGCCAAAgcttgttgttttcgaaatatgaattttttaatattaaaatatttcgcTAAGCCTCCAATACCGTCACAAGAGCCTTTGCCATGccctgttacaaaatcactgtaattctaaaaaataataactgtgataataaatgtgatattttaattaattttcagcATTTGGCATTggtcgccttgtatgctgatttgtattgcatcaatatatggcgaaaaaaagtttaatattaaaaaattcatatttcgaaaacaacgagctttggctAATGGATATTTAGCCAAGTTAaaatatgaactgttcactcaatatagaaaaagtgtAATCAAAAAAAGATAACGTTTTTTGAGaacttaatttttgaaaaaagtcataaatttttactaaatactaaacaaaaatttgttttaaaactatatgctattgtttataaagttatataaaagtaacTATAattacgaacatttcaaagaaaaaatcaagagaatcggttaatttttgacaaagttattgacagttgaaaaaatggatgaataaTATACccattgcattttatggaattcaattgctgATAAAtccgaaaagaaatttttttaaggcaATCAAAAAAAAGcccgtgtttcattattttgaccaaagaacaacatattaaaatttcatcgaaatcaaaaatcatgtcctgcgcggaatGGAATGAGCCATAGGaatgtattttaaattaaatttgaaattagaATTAAATTTGAAAGCAATAAAATATGTGTTAGGTCCTTTCTATATTAGGGTAACGATATGTATGATAATAACtaaaattagaataaaagaaaGTGTTTACGAAGTTAATTCGGTGTTACGCTTTTTCTCCGCAGCTTTTCGTATAGATACTTTGTGAAAGTATCTTTTTTTTGTTACAGCAAACGCACGCCGGAGTTCAGTAGTTGGATCCGGACTATCAATTGCAGCTGTATGAAAAAAACATTATTGTTAATTAATAAGgctaatatgtaaataaaaattacgTTACCTAATAAAGTATCGAAGAACTGCCGATATTCCTTTAGTCCTTGCTTTCCGTGGATTCCATCTATGTTAATGGCGATGATGACTTCGGTGCTGAATACGTTATctattttttttgtcaatttcccCTTCAGTAGCGTTTTTAGCGCTTTGATCTACCAAAGACATGAGACAAATTTATTATGTAAACAAAAGGGTGGGactattcaaaaaatttttttttttattcgacagTTATAAAAAATTCGAACAATATAACAATAGTAAGTAGAACGCGTACTGATGATgacggcttagcacccttcgaaaatacaatttttcaaatttagaaaaattaaaaaataacaataattattattagaaaaaagttattgttcttgccttgagctcgaatcgaaccttgaattattcgAATAGTTGACAACAATACTACTGCTCTGCATACATTTGTACAGGcaaagttacatacatatgtacaaacaatgGTTATGCAGATACATGTATAACTTACATAAACTGCTTTGTTATCTTGGCATATTTTTTCATCTATTTCCTTCAACTCGTCTAATGACTTCAAAGGAAAAGATTTCAGCATATCGTCCGAAATTTAATCTTGGTATATAATTTGCTTTAGTAATATGATGTGTTCTGCCAACGTCTgcataataattttgttttgagtTTCTACAACGCCTAAATGAATACAAATTTTCATAGTTTAGAATATTTAGACACATATATACCTATGTGATTATtatgcctattttttttttttatgcatttcCATGGAAAATTAAATTTGTGCGCTTatcttttcatacaaaatttaagcGAAAACGCATATGCGTGTGAAAAAGAGGCATAATAATATAATGTTAAATGATCGTTATCAAATTACCTCTAAGTTCTTGTATTTCCTCGCGAAGCATTTTGGAATCTATACAGTTTTCGCATTTATTATTTTCTGAAAAAGAAATAAGATGTTTATTCTTATAGATGTATGCATAtagatataaaaaatgtaatgccCTAAGTGAATAACTGAATAATGTCAGTTAACTGGGCACTGTAAAAATGGGTCTAAGTCTATTTTTAAAAACATGGTTGGAAAAAGTGAaagtaatatgtatgtatgtacctttaAATGGGATGTTTTGATCCACTGCAGGCTTCTTCTTCTGAATAAAGTTGACTTTTCGACTCATTGTGAATATGTTGATGTATGCAACAATGGTACTAAAAGAAATTGATTTATATAAGGGAGACACATGAGTTTATAATCAATTTGTTGAATGCTGTATTTATATATAGGTTGCGAAGTGTCATAATCAGCGATACATATACCTAGGGAAGAGAAAGAATCAACAGGCTCTGTAAAGAAGCTCCTAACGTTTACTAATTTCCTTGCTAGAATTACCAAACCTGAGTCCATCTCGAACCCCACTATTTTTGCTGGTATATTATGCTTAAGACAGCAAAAGCTATTTGACATTTGCGTGCTTAAATGGAAATCATAATCAAAACCTATTATTTGTCCATTTACTTCTTTTAATTTGTGCGTTTTAGTAGGCTGCAAAATGGGTTCGCGTtgtacttttttaaatatttgctgtAAAATTTTAGAGGGTTTCTTAACGTAACTTTTaagtttttgcaaataattttcgaaATCATACCCCTAAAAATTGTATAAGGGCCCAAAATGCTTAACGTTTTCACTTAAATGAAGCAACCCATGCACATTATATGATACGCTGTCTTCGCCAAAaagtatttgaaaattttgaacgaAAAGTTGCAAAATGTTGTGAGctacagaaatatttttttcccAAGTCCTTGGGCAAGAAAGCATTCTACAGGCAATGTGTAGTAAAAGAAACTGGTGATAAAAATCATCgctaacattttcttttaaaactaaAATACCAGAGTACAGAAGGAATTGCCTGAACTCTGTGGCTTTCCAGTGTACAAGTTCATCGAAAGGTCGTGGTTTCCGAACGAATTCTTTGGGAATATATGCACCAAGCGATTTTAAATGTGcagaaatatttaatttattagaGTTACTAATTCTTGCACAAATTTTATTGTCTACTAATCGCAGCAGCATCTTTCTCATCACCCCAAGATCCACGAGATGCATTGGATCCAAAGGGATCTGATCAATCATATCTATATGCAAAGTTTCGAAAGGAGTTTTGctgtttaagaaaatttttttgtgatGGTTAGGATATTTCCTAGAGTAAAAGTCGGCTCCACTTATGAGCTCGCCGCTCTGAAGAGAATACGTAAGcacgttatttatttttttggcaaCTTGGACACATCTCGAACATCCATGAGATGAAGTGTGGCCAGGAATTCCACAAACGAAGGCCTTAGCGGGCGCATCACAAACGATGGCTCTGATTCTAATTGTAATCGATTTATTTTGAATAACAAACCCATTTTCTAACAAATCTTTAAGTTCACTAACCACGTCCGCAAGAAAACTTTGAATACAGTCTGGTTTGGCTTTACCCAGATACACACCAATAGGGAAAACTGAGATATTTGGTATGTTCACCACTTTCACCAAAACCGGCCACAACTGTGCTTTGGAACTGCGGTACAATGGAAGTCCGTCAATATTCATATCGAACAAGATCTCTTCGTATGTCGAAATTACTTCCGAAGCTTTTGCAATCTGCTTCTCCAAACCAAAATGAATATAAAAACCAGGGGAAACTGATTTTATATCCACGGGAGATGCATTCTCCTCGAAAGAAAAAGTGCTTAGAGGAACATCTAAATTTTCCTCATTTAAGATTTGCAAAAGCTCTTCGAAGAACTTTCGCGAGgggttatatttaaaatataaggcttgtagcttatcttttaaagatttttgtggCTCAGTGTTTTGAAGTTCACAGTGAAAATCATGACCGGAAAAATGAGGCACCGAATCATCAAATGCCGATGCAGCTGGCGCTGTTACTGCATTTGTTGCATCACTC is a genomic window of Eurosta solidaginis isolate ZX-2024a chromosome 4, ASM4086904v1, whole genome shotgun sequence containing:
- the LOC137248118 gene encoding uncharacterized protein, with translation MLKSFPLKSLDELKEIDEKICQDNKAVYIKALKTLLKGKLTKKIDNVFSTEVIIAINIDGIHGKQGLKEYRQFFDTLLAAIDSPDPTTELRRAFAVTKKRYFHKVSIRKAAEKKRNTELTS